One window of Mucilaginibacter inviolabilis genomic DNA carries:
- a CDS encoding YnfA family protein, producing the protein MTVIRSLLIFILAGLFEIGGGYLVWQWLKEGKPWWYGLLGGVILALYGVVATWQTANFGRVYATYGGIFIVLALLWAWKVDGFRPDKYDIIGALVALIGTFIIIYMPRNAV; encoded by the coding sequence ATGACCGTTATCAGATCACTACTCATTTTTATCCTGGCCGGCCTTTTTGAAATAGGCGGCGGTTACCTGGTTTGGCAATGGTTAAAAGAAGGCAAACCATGGTGGTATGGCCTTTTAGGCGGTGTAATACTGGCCCTTTACGGTGTGGTAGCCACCTGGCAAACCGCAAACTTTGGTAGGGTATATGCTACGTATGGCGGTATATTTATTGTATTGGCCCTGCTCTGGGCCTGGAAAGTGGATGGTTTTCGTCCGGATAAATATGATATCATCGGTGCGTTAGTAGCCTTGATAGGAACTTTCATTATTATTTACATGCCGAGAAACGCGGTCTAG
- a CDS encoding FHA domain-containing protein gives MAFKLFRNKGEKRDWDVKSLRDALLRFIKESLQKVEGGEGGHIKELLLYIATSAEDKHLYEGAVYIHEKEKFRNEVQKIADDYALDLPSDWTIEVEFVDELPPEANSIPDLDAAFLMHTRRQVMHNASSAVAYIRILNGEAEQEEYMIKATDDKINIGRDKKAVTDNGSFRLNKLVFPADSKDESNKFISRQHAHIEWNKDSECFMIFADEGGVPPRNKTKIHIAADGKMIKLNSTQIGHPMSEGDQVILGESAVFLFSTKAEG, from the coding sequence ATGGCATTTAAATTATTCAGAAATAAGGGCGAGAAACGCGATTGGGATGTGAAAAGTCTGCGCGATGCCCTTTTGCGTTTTATCAAAGAGTCGTTACAAAAAGTAGAAGGTGGCGAGGGTGGGCATATCAAGGAGCTGCTGCTCTATATAGCAACAAGTGCCGAGGACAAGCACTTGTATGAAGGCGCAGTTTATATTCACGAGAAAGAAAAATTCAGAAACGAGGTGCAAAAAATTGCCGATGATTATGCGCTTGACTTACCATCTGATTGGACAATTGAGGTGGAATTTGTGGATGAGTTACCTCCGGAAGCAAACTCTATTCCGGACCTGGATGCTGCATTCCTGATGCACACCCGCCGGCAGGTAATGCATAACGCGTCATCAGCAGTAGCTTATATCCGGATATTGAATGGGGAAGCCGAGCAGGAGGAATACATGATCAAGGCCACCGACGATAAAATAAACATCGGTCGCGATAAAAAAGCGGTAACCGATAATGGTTCTTTCCGGCTAAACAAATTGGTGTTCCCGGCTGACAGCAAAGATGAAAGCAATAAATTCATTAGCAGACAGCACGCCCATATTGAATGGAATAAAGACTCGGAATGCTTCATGATATTTGCTGATGAAGGTGGTGTGCCTCCCCGTAACAAAACTAAAATCCATATTGCTGCTGATGGGAAAATGATTAAGCTGAATTCTACGCAGATCGGTCACCCTATGAGCGAAGGCGACCAGGTGATCCTGGGCGAATCGGCGGTGTTTCTGTTCAGTACCAAAGCAGAAGGATAA